The DNA region TGAGCCCCAGTGCCTTAAGCCTTGCACCGGTTTTTTTGAAAACCAGATCAAGTGCATGATTCGTGTCGATACCAGATTTTTTCAGTCGGTATACGGCATAACCTTCATCACAAAGTGATGCAAGAGTCTTTTTGCCTAGAACCTCCGATACTAAAAAATCTTCAAGCCGGGTGCGGATCTTTCCACCACAGCCTACAAATTTTGTGGTGTACAGTCCTATTCCAATATCAGAGTCTATTTTTGGAATCACTGCGTTATTGTTACTGTGATAAATTCAGACACGGTTACATCCGCAGTTCTTGCAGAGACTAGGACCTTGTAGGTGCCAGGAAGAGCAGACGGGCTAGTCACAATGGATACTGGGACTGACTGCGATTCAGAGATTGTTGAAATTGGGATTTTTACTCTAATGTCGGAGAACTCGGATGTTGCCTTTGATAGGATTTCCGTGTTTTGGTTTGTAGATATCATCACGTCAGCTAATGCAGTCTGTCCCCTTTGAATCGTTACTTGCTTGCTTGATGCAGAAACGGTTGCCGATAGTGGTTCTGCAAGGTCTACTTTGCCAATTTTGTTTTCAACCCACTGGGTAAACCAAATTTGGTCTCCAGCAACGTCAAATCCAAAGACCTGCGCAATTCCACAGTCAGATTTATCACCACAGTCGGCCCAGTTCGGGTTTCTTGATGGGACGTGATATTCCACCAGATATTCTTGCTCAATGTCAAATACAGCCAGTGCGTTTGATGCCTGCTCATTAAAGTATAATTTGTCGCCTTCAATTTGCGCCCAATATGGTTGGCTGACAGGAGTCTTGATCACGCCTGTTGCATTGCCATATGTTGCAAGCGGTGCAATTGGAGTAGTGTATCTAGTATAGGATTCAGCCGATTCTGTAAACTTGTAAAAGTTGCTGCTGGCAGTATCTGCAAGCCAGACATTTCCGTGCTTGTCCACTGCAAGTCCGTTTGGAGCACCAATTGATTGAGGTAGGTTGAATGTCTCTGAAAAGTCCAGCACTGTTACATTTTTACCAGTGCCTGATGCGACATGGTCTGCAAATGAGTTATAGTTGAATTTTATGAGTGCGCCGCCTTGTCTGAGCATCCAGTTTGTGTACCAGAGGTTTCCATCAGAATCCATATCGAATCCGCCAACAAAAGAGCCAGGAATCGGAGTTGGGATGTTTGTGTATTTTTTGTCTTTTGATGTTTGTGTGCTATCATAGAGGCTGATTTTACCTTCATAAAAGTCGTTTACAATAACTTGGTTACCAAGTACCTTGAGGTGTTGCGGTAGCGAGTCTTCCTGTGTTGGAAAGCCCACACGAGCA from Nitrososphaerota archaeon includes:
- a CDS encoding lyase encodes the protein MKKKGLAVAIFFGVILLTSTLALALNSSPNQQNPLTKTTITGTPADNFPDLDRPKFCGTSNAKSNQYVTEYKIPTDCTQPLAITTDDSGNVYFAQTNTGKIAKFDPNTEYFVEYPNPDWPEGARSMMWGIDYSFGDVWYTDDSFDSIWKFSTTEEKYARVGFPTQEDSLPQHLKVLGNQVIVNDFYEGKISLYDSTQTSKDKKYTNIPTPIPGSFVGGFDMDSDGNLWYTNWMLRQGGALIKFNYNSFADHVASGTGKNVTVLDFSETFNLPQSIGAPNGLAVDKHGNVWLADTASSNFYKFTESAESYTRYTTPIAPLATYGNATGVIKTPVSQPYWAQIEGDKLYFNEQASNALAVFDIEQEYLVEYHVPSRNPNWADCGDKSDCGIAQVFGFDVAGDQIWFTQWVENKIGKVDLAEPLSATVSASSKQVTIQRGQTALADVMISTNQNTEILSKATSEFSDIRVKIPISTISESQSVPVSIVTSPSALPGTYKVLVSARTADVTVSEFITVTITQ